A stretch of the Mycolicibacterium celeriflavum genome encodes the following:
- a CDS encoding MOSC domain-containing protein: MLSVNVARVRVNPDAPSRSTGIDKVAADDEVMVRAPGPMRGGLGSGLVGDTIGNPKLHGGDDQAVYAYAREDLDEWETRLDRPLINGMFGENLTTSGVDVTQARIGERWRVGTDGLLLEVSAPRTPCRTFSAFLQLDRWIKTFTEAAKPGAYLRVITPGTVRAGDEIYVEDRPEHDVTIEMAFRARMSDPSLLPQLLTADALSAELKAYALRRHG, translated from the coding sequence GTGCTGTCGGTGAATGTCGCTCGAGTGCGGGTGAATCCGGACGCGCCGTCGAGGTCGACGGGCATCGACAAGGTGGCCGCCGACGACGAGGTGATGGTGCGCGCGCCTGGCCCGATGAGGGGCGGTCTGGGCAGCGGACTCGTCGGCGACACCATCGGTAATCCGAAGCTGCACGGCGGGGATGACCAAGCGGTGTACGCATACGCACGAGAAGACCTCGACGAGTGGGAAACCCGGCTGGATCGCCCGCTCATCAACGGCATGTTCGGCGAGAACCTCACCACGTCAGGGGTCGACGTCACGCAGGCGCGGATCGGCGAACGCTGGCGCGTCGGCACCGACGGACTGCTGCTCGAAGTGTCGGCGCCCCGCACGCCGTGTCGCACCTTCTCGGCCTTCCTGCAACTGGACCGTTGGATCAAGACCTTCACCGAAGCCGCGAAACCCGGTGCGTATCTTCGGGTTATCACACCCGGAACGGTGCGCGCGGGCGACGAGATCTACGTCGAGGACCGCCCCGAACACGACGTCACCATCGAGATGGCCTTCCGAGCTCGGATGTCCGACCCGTCGCTGCTTCCACAGTTGCTCACCGCCGACGCCCTGTCGGCCGAACTCAAGGCCTACGCGCTTAGGCGTCACGGCTAG
- a CDS encoding nitroreductase/quinone reductase family protein, with protein sequence MSAPDDWNTQIINEFRANGGRVGGNFEGAPMVLVHHTGRKTGKQSVTPMMYLPDDDDDPDTIYVFASKAGAPTNPAWYYNLTAAGTAQIELGTDTHTVSVSEVTGADRDRIFSEQARRYPGFADYEKKTAGIRTIPVLALKRT encoded by the coding sequence ATGAGCGCACCTGATGACTGGAACACCCAGATAATCAACGAGTTCCGCGCCAACGGCGGTCGGGTGGGCGGCAACTTCGAGGGCGCTCCAATGGTCCTCGTCCACCACACCGGCCGCAAAACCGGCAAGCAGAGCGTCACGCCCATGATGTACCTGCCAGACGACGACGACGATCCTGACACCATCTACGTCTTCGCCTCCAAGGCAGGCGCACCGACCAATCCTGCGTGGTACTACAACCTCACCGCGGCCGGAACCGCGCAGATCGAACTCGGTACCGACACCCACACCGTCAGCGTCAGCGAGGTCACCGGCGCCGACCGCGATCGCATCTTCAGCGAACAAGCCCGTCGCTATCCTGGTTTCGCCGACTACGAAAAGAAGACCGCGGGTATCCGCACCATCCCGGTTCTCGCACTCAAGCGCACCTAG
- a CDS encoding carboxymuconolactone decarboxylase family protein, with amino-acid sequence MHSHEEDVQFMSDLRESAPEMVSAFFGFDKAVFGKNSGNLELATRELIAVGVAVTTQCPYCIADHAKRAVQAGATKSDVAEAVMVAAALRAGGGVTHGWKAMRSIADSE; translated from the coding sequence ATGCATTCGCACGAAGAGGACGTGCAGTTCATGAGCGACCTGCGTGAGTCGGCTCCCGAGATGGTCTCTGCCTTCTTTGGTTTCGACAAGGCTGTGTTCGGTAAGAACTCAGGCAACCTTGAACTCGCCACCCGTGAGCTCATCGCGGTGGGAGTGGCCGTCACAACGCAGTGCCCATACTGCATTGCCGATCATGCAAAGCGAGCCGTGCAGGCGGGAGCGACGAAGTCGGATGTCGCCGAGGCCGTGATGGTCGCGGCAGCATTGCGTGCCGGAGGCGGGGTGACTCATGGTTGGAAGGCCATGAGGAGCATCGCCGACAGCGAGTGA
- a CDS encoding haloalkane dehalogenase codes for MAVIRTPDERFAVLPDYPFEPRYVEVESRGTGPLRMHYVDEGPPEAPVALLLHGQPTWSYLYRHVIGVLLAAGLRVIAPDHIGYGRSDKLTDPTDYTFDRHIDWLHSAITRLDLSDVTLVVQDWGGPIGLSVLARDPDRFARVVATNTILHTCDPGLAGKLEWPHHAVGDGQVIHQETLLDYVAYYQRSPELVPSFFLDAVAGPLRPDVLAAYDAPFPDRRFTAGLRQMIALIPLTRNDRGAAIGRTTMAALGEWRRPFLTAYSDGDPATRGWDKVFTEHVPGAKGQPHTTVAGAGHFVQEQQGEELGRIIAEFVARTG; via the coding sequence ATGGCCGTGATCAGGACTCCGGACGAGCGCTTCGCGGTGCTGCCCGACTATCCGTTCGAGCCCCGCTACGTCGAGGTCGAATCGCGCGGAACCGGCCCACTGCGGATGCATTACGTCGACGAAGGCCCGCCCGAGGCGCCTGTTGCCTTGCTGCTGCACGGTCAGCCCACCTGGTCGTATCTCTACCGGCACGTCATTGGCGTGCTGCTCGCCGCAGGACTACGAGTGATCGCGCCGGACCACATCGGCTACGGCCGGTCCGACAAGCTGACCGACCCGACGGACTACACGTTCGACCGGCACATCGACTGGTTGCACAGCGCGATCACCCGACTGGACCTGTCGGATGTCACGCTGGTCGTGCAGGACTGGGGCGGACCCATCGGGCTCAGCGTGCTGGCCCGCGATCCCGACCGGTTCGCGCGCGTCGTTGCGACGAATACCATCCTGCACACGTGCGACCCCGGCCTTGCGGGAAAGTTGGAGTGGCCCCACCACGCGGTCGGCGATGGACAGGTCATCCACCAGGAGACTCTGCTCGACTACGTGGCGTACTACCAACGCTCACCGGAACTGGTTCCGAGCTTCTTTCTCGACGCGGTGGCCGGGCCGTTGAGGCCAGATGTCCTCGCCGCCTACGACGCACCGTTTCCCGACCGCAGGTTCACGGCCGGGCTGCGCCAGATGATCGCGTTGATTCCGTTGACACGTAACGATCGCGGGGCCGCCATCGGTCGTACCACCATGGCCGCGCTGGGTGAGTGGCGGCGGCCGTTCCTCACCGCGTACTCCGACGGGGATCCGGCAACGCGCGGTTGGGACAAGGTGTTCACCGAGCACGTTCCGGGCGCGAAGGGCCAACCCCACACGACAGTGGCCGGTGCCGGCCATTTCGTCCAGGAGCAACAGGGTGAGGAACTCGGCCGCATCATCGCCGAGTTCGTCGCGCGCACAGGCTGA
- a CDS encoding DUF4383 domain-containing protein: MKWSFAQVGLLIIATFHVIQAVIGFIVEPSFATGPDAPTAQILGMDYNGWHAVAGLALFGPGLIFAMRKSWSVLYLLAAAVAGALPGVWAFFSHQVAYVFTFPNNITDAVVHLVTAAVMVAVAGIQIRMDGGLRNSLADLRRGP, translated from the coding sequence GTGAAGTGGAGTTTCGCCCAGGTCGGTCTGCTGATCATTGCCACCTTTCACGTCATCCAGGCGGTGATCGGGTTCATCGTCGAACCGAGTTTTGCGACCGGCCCGGACGCGCCGACCGCGCAGATCCTCGGAATGGATTACAACGGCTGGCATGCGGTCGCCGGGCTGGCACTGTTCGGGCCGGGACTGATTTTCGCGATGCGTAAGTCGTGGTCGGTGCTGTACCTGCTCGCCGCGGCGGTGGCGGGCGCGCTGCCGGGCGTCTGGGCGTTCTTCTCGCACCAAGTCGCCTATGTGTTCACGTTTCCCAACAACATCACCGACGCGGTCGTGCACCTGGTGACCGCCGCGGTGATGGTGGCGGTGGCCGGTATTCAGATCCGCATGGATGGCGGCTTACGCAACTCGCTTGCCGATCTGCGTCGGGGACCCTGA
- a CDS encoding FKBP-type peptidyl-prolyl cis-trans isomerase: MNLSRVSSSVALAACAASLTMTLAACGSDTEASSTTTTSSTTTSSLADEFIPSVTETADPAAATCPTAPPQDGGTPEWTFNGDTGSVAVTGSTATAAPLIKVEPPFSVSETQVHTLQPGDGPVVADTATVFVCYMGVNGRDGSVFDNSYERGMPVDFPLDGVVPGFQKAIAGQKVGSTVAVAMTSADGYPEGQPAAGIQPGDSLIFAIKILDASS; this comes from the coding sequence GTGAACCTATCTCGTGTGTCTTCTTCCGTGGCGCTCGCGGCCTGTGCTGCCTCCTTGACCATGACGCTCGCTGCGTGCGGCTCCGATACGGAAGCTTCGTCGACAACCACCACGTCATCGACCACCACGTCCTCCCTCGCCGACGAGTTCATCCCGTCGGTCACCGAAACGGCCGACCCGGCCGCCGCAACGTGTCCGACGGCGCCGCCGCAAGACGGTGGCACGCCGGAGTGGACGTTCAACGGGGACACCGGCAGCGTCGCGGTCACCGGTTCCACCGCGACGGCGGCACCGCTCATCAAGGTCGAGCCACCGTTCAGCGTGAGTGAGACCCAGGTGCACACGTTGCAGCCCGGCGACGGACCGGTCGTCGCAGACACGGCGACGGTCTTCGTCTGCTACATGGGCGTCAACGGACGCGACGGGTCCGTGTTCGACAACAGCTACGAACGCGGCATGCCGGTCGATTTCCCCCTTGACGGCGTCGTGCCGGGCTTCCAGAAGGCGATCGCCGGACAGAAGGTCGGATCGACGGTCGCCGTCGCGATGACGTCTGCCGACGGCTATCCCGAAGGTCAGCCGGCCGCTGGGATCCAGCCCGGCGACTCACTGATCTTCGCGATCAAAATCCTGGACGCCTCGAGCTGA
- a CDS encoding VOC family protein, translating to MTMTTRVLSVSVPVADQDAALKFYTEVLGFELRTDVEVWPGARMIEVVPPGSSVALVLLPPDSQIPVAIRLGTTDAQQAHDTIRKAGVTLHNETLVLMEGVPAMFSFTDPDGNGLVYLEDSDESKSR from the coding sequence ATGACGATGACAACGAGAGTGCTGAGTGTGTCGGTTCCGGTGGCTGACCAGGACGCCGCGCTGAAGTTTTACACCGAGGTGTTGGGTTTCGAACTCCGCACCGACGTGGAGGTTTGGCCGGGTGCGCGAATGATCGAGGTCGTGCCGCCGGGCTCGAGTGTCGCCCTGGTGCTTCTGCCGCCGGACAGCCAGATCCCGGTCGCGATCCGGTTGGGCACCACGGATGCCCAACAAGCCCACGACACGATCCGTAAGGCGGGGGTCACCCTGCACAATGAAACGCTGGTCCTGATGGAGGGAGTGCCGGCGATGTTCTCCTTCACCGACCCCGACGGCAACGGCTTGGTCTACCTGGAGGACAGCGACGAGTCCAAGTCTCGATGA
- a CDS encoding class I adenylate-forming enzyme family protein: MTQQPRPTIPKLLERACEEFGEHLYLITPADRLTYREAQQRSARLAQWLLRAGVGKGTRVGLFFPNGVDWVIWWLAVSRIGAIAVPLSTLYTPAEIAKVARLADIAILIAPRRVLTIDVGERFEAAWPELASQPAGRLALAAAPYLRRIVFVDDPVPGWATRWDSDADGVPAEVLTAAEAEVSPADLAVVIHTSGSTADPKGVMHTHGTLVRQTSTWPGAIRALTKSEGPPRILCAMPFFWVGGLLAATGALHEPVTVLAMPRLDAETALDMIERERAAGVVGWPAFTQRLREHPSFSDRDLSSAPALCDGPLDIAMVGVPDGFPVHRTMSETAGGFAYTDMRIVDDEGNDVADGAVGELLVRGIGVMTGYNKRERWETFDENGWYHTGDRVYRRDGDPRLFYVGRTTELIKAAGANVSPLEVEAVVAEFPDVAQCLVLGVDDPTRGEEVCAVVVPVGASIDFDSLAAHTRAHLSAYKVPTRWIAASSDRIPILPSGKFDRKTLRAMIVDGALDSTSR; the protein is encoded by the coding sequence GTGACGCAGCAGCCACGCCCGACAATCCCCAAGCTCCTCGAGCGCGCCTGCGAAGAGTTCGGCGAGCACCTCTACCTGATCACCCCGGCGGATCGGCTCACCTACCGAGAGGCGCAGCAGCGCTCGGCGCGCCTTGCGCAATGGCTGCTGCGCGCGGGCGTCGGCAAAGGCACGCGCGTCGGGCTGTTCTTCCCGAACGGGGTCGACTGGGTCATCTGGTGGCTGGCGGTGTCGCGCATCGGCGCGATTGCCGTCCCCCTCAGCACTCTCTACACGCCAGCGGAGATCGCCAAAGTGGCGCGGCTGGCCGACATCGCGATCCTCATCGCTCCCAGGCGGGTACTGACCATCGACGTCGGCGAGCGCTTCGAGGCGGCCTGGCCCGAGTTGGCAAGCCAGCCGGCCGGACGGCTGGCCCTGGCGGCCGCGCCCTACCTGCGCCGCATCGTGTTCGTCGACGATCCGGTTCCCGGCTGGGCCACTCGTTGGGACAGCGATGCCGACGGTGTCCCTGCCGAGGTGCTGACCGCCGCCGAGGCCGAGGTCTCCCCTGCCGATCTCGCCGTCGTCATCCACACCTCGGGCTCGACCGCGGACCCGAAAGGCGTCATGCACACCCACGGCACGCTGGTGCGGCAGACGTCGACGTGGCCGGGCGCCATCCGCGCGCTGACCAAAAGTGAAGGGCCGCCGCGCATCCTGTGCGCGATGCCGTTCTTCTGGGTCGGCGGGCTGCTCGCCGCCACCGGGGCACTGCACGAACCCGTCACCGTGCTCGCGATGCCACGCCTGGACGCCGAGACTGCGCTGGACATGATCGAACGGGAGCGGGCTGCAGGGGTTGTCGGATGGCCGGCGTTCACCCAGCGGTTGCGTGAGCATCCCAGCTTCAGTGACCGCGATCTGAGCAGTGCGCCGGCGCTGTGCGACGGGCCGCTCGACATCGCGATGGTCGGCGTGCCCGACGGATTTCCCGTGCACCGCACCATGTCCGAGACGGCGGGCGGCTTCGCGTACACCGACATGCGCATCGTCGACGACGAGGGCAACGACGTCGCCGACGGGGCGGTCGGTGAACTGCTCGTCCGCGGCATCGGCGTGATGACGGGCTACAACAAACGGGAGCGGTGGGAGACGTTCGACGAAAACGGCTGGTACCACACCGGTGATCGCGTCTACCGCCGCGACGGCGACCCACGACTGTTCTACGTCGGGCGGACCACCGAGCTGATCAAGGCCGCGGGCGCCAACGTGTCGCCGCTGGAGGTCGAGGCCGTCGTCGCCGAATTCCCCGACGTGGCACAGTGTCTCGTGCTCGGCGTCGACGACCCCACGCGTGGGGAGGAAGTGTGTGCGGTCGTCGTGCCGGTCGGCGCGAGCATCGATTTCGATTCGCTGGCCGCCCACACCCGCGCGCACCTGTCGGCCTACAAGGTGCCCACACGCTGGATAGCGGCCTCCAGCGATCGTATCCCGATACTGCCCAGCGGGAAGTTCGACCGAAAGACGCTGCGCGCCATGATCGTTGACGGCGCCCTCGATTCCACCAGCAGGTGA
- a CDS encoding esterase family protein, with product MTLLHSWARRLMAGAMVALMIPALVAVAGGSSTAAAYSRPGLPVETLMVPSAAMGRDIPVKFQGGGTHAVYLLDGLRARDDNSGWDIETAAFENYFESGLSVVMPVGGMSSFYTNWQSPAVGNGGTYTYQWETFLTSELPAYLAANKGISSSGNAVVGLSMSGSAALILAAYHPGQFRYAASLSGFLNLSEGVWPLLVGVAMRDAGGFSATAMWGPPGGPAWQRNDPTVNVGRLVSNGTRIWVYCGNGVPSELGGGGDIAGQFLETITLDSNKNFQAAYEAAGGSNGTFNFPANGTHGWGYWGSQLNAMKGDIQATLGA from the coding sequence ATGACATTGCTACACAGTTGGGCGCGCCGGCTGATGGCCGGCGCCATGGTGGCCCTGATGATTCCGGCCCTGGTCGCAGTAGCGGGCGGATCGTCCACCGCTGCGGCGTATTCGCGACCGGGTCTGCCGGTCGAGACGCTCATGGTCCCGTCGGCCGCGATGGGCCGCGACATCCCGGTCAAATTCCAGGGCGGCGGCACCCATGCGGTGTACCTGCTCGACGGGTTGCGTGCCCGTGACGACAACAGCGGCTGGGACATCGAGACCGCGGCGTTCGAGAACTATTTCGAGTCGGGGCTGTCGGTCGTGATGCCTGTCGGCGGCATGTCAAGCTTCTACACCAACTGGCAGAGTCCGGCGGTGGGCAACGGCGGCACCTACACCTATCAGTGGGAGACCTTCCTCACCTCGGAGTTGCCGGCATATCTCGCCGCCAACAAAGGCATCTCGTCCAGCGGCAACGCCGTCGTGGGGTTGTCGATGTCGGGCAGTGCGGCGCTGATCCTGGCCGCCTACCACCCGGGCCAGTTCCGCTACGCGGCATCGCTGTCGGGCTTCCTGAACCTCTCCGAGGGCGTCTGGCCGCTGCTGGTCGGCGTCGCGATGCGCGACGCGGGCGGCTTCAGCGCCACCGCGATGTGGGGCCCGCCCGGCGGACCGGCGTGGCAGCGCAATGATCCGACGGTCAACGTCGGCCGGTTGGTGAGCAACGGCACCCGCATCTGGGTGTACTGCGGCAACGGCGTCCCGTCGGAACTCGGCGGTGGCGGCGACATCGCCGGCCAGTTCCTCGAGACCATCACGCTGGACAGCAACAAGAACTTCCAGGCCGCCTACGAGGCCGCGGGCGGAAGCAACGGCACGTTCAACTTCCCGGCCAACGGCACCCACGGGTGGGGCTACTGGGGTTCGCAACTGAACGCGATGAAGGGCGACATCCAGGCCACGCTGGGCGCCTGA
- a CDS encoding threonine/serine exporter family protein → MALDRTPDTGRVRRGLRNALRGRRDPAPIAGQRRRSSDGMGDVHTRKVLDLTIRLAEVMLSSGSGTADVVATAQDVAQAYRLTDCVVDIFVTTVIVSALPTADSPPVTIVRAVHNRSTDYTRLGELDRLVQRITSGGVTVDQAHEAMDELTERPHPYPRWLATAGWAGFALGIAMLLGGGWLTCLLAAATSAVIDQVGRRLNRIGTPFFFQHVTGAAIATSVAVAAYLYADLGPTALVATGIVMLLSGLTLVGAMQDAVTGYMLTSIARLGEAVLLTSGIVVGIIAGLQIAEIAGISISLHVDATESFIAPSGALPISLAVFGAALAGACLTVASYAPLRAIATAGLAAGLAEAVLVALSKAGFGQIFASGVAAVGVGLVATLISIRRQAPALVTATAGIMPMLPGLAVFRAVFSFAVDGDVDNGLRQMMSAIAIALALGSGVVLGEFLGSPLRYRAGRIGDFLRKEGPPGLRRAVGRVVRLRPAESHPTTGVPRTRSVALEPAPTDGPDDESGDAPDSDEAEKQ, encoded by the coding sequence ATGGCGCTTGATCGAACGCCCGACACCGGTCGCGTCCGCCGCGGCTTGCGAAATGCACTGCGGGGCCGCCGCGATCCGGCACCCATTGCCGGCCAGCGGCGGCGGTCTTCGGACGGAATGGGTGACGTGCACACCCGCAAGGTTCTCGACCTCACGATCCGCCTCGCAGAGGTGATGCTCTCATCGGGGTCAGGAACAGCGGACGTCGTCGCCACCGCCCAGGACGTGGCTCAGGCGTACCGACTGACCGACTGTGTCGTCGACATCTTCGTCACTACCGTGATCGTGTCGGCGTTGCCGACCGCCGACAGCCCTCCCGTCACCATCGTGCGAGCCGTGCACAACCGGTCGACCGACTACACCCGACTCGGTGAACTCGACCGACTCGTTCAGCGGATCACCTCCGGCGGTGTGACCGTCGACCAGGCCCACGAAGCCATGGACGAGCTCACCGAACGGCCGCACCCGTACCCCCGCTGGCTGGCGACAGCGGGGTGGGCCGGCTTCGCTCTGGGCATCGCCATGCTCCTCGGGGGCGGCTGGTTGACCTGCTTGTTGGCCGCTGCGACGTCGGCGGTCATCGACCAGGTAGGCAGGCGTCTCAACCGCATCGGCACACCGTTCTTCTTCCAGCACGTCACCGGTGCGGCGATCGCCACGTCGGTCGCCGTGGCGGCTTACCTCTATGCCGATCTGGGACCGACCGCGCTGGTTGCCACCGGCATCGTGATGCTGCTGTCCGGATTGACGTTGGTCGGCGCGATGCAGGACGCGGTGACGGGCTACATGTTGACCTCGATCGCCCGGCTCGGCGAAGCGGTGTTGCTGACATCCGGAATCGTCGTGGGCATCATCGCGGGACTGCAGATCGCCGAAATCGCAGGCATCTCGATTTCGCTGCACGTGGATGCGACCGAATCCTTCATCGCTCCGAGCGGAGCGTTGCCGATCTCCTTGGCCGTCTTCGGTGCGGCGCTGGCGGGCGCATGCCTGACCGTGGCGAGCTACGCACCGCTGCGAGCCATCGCCACCGCCGGACTCGCGGCCGGGCTCGCCGAGGCTGTGCTGGTCGCATTGAGCAAGGCAGGATTCGGTCAGATTTTCGCCAGCGGGGTCGCCGCGGTCGGTGTGGGTCTGGTCGCCACGCTGATCTCGATCCGGCGGCAAGCTCCCGCCTTGGTGACGGCCACCGCGGGCATCATGCCGATGCTGCCGGGCCTTGCGGTTTTCCGCGCCGTGTTCTCGTTCGCCGTCGACGGTGACGTCGACAATGGCCTGCGCCAGATGATGTCGGCGATCGCCATAGCTCTCGCCCTCGGCAGCGGTGTGGTGCTGGGGGAGTTCCTCGGTTCACCGCTGCGTTACCGCGCCGGCCGGATCGGCGACTTCCTCCGCAAGGAGGGACCGCCAGGCCTCCGCCGGGCCGTTGGCCGTGTCGTTCGGCTTCGGCCCGCCGAAAGCCATCCGACGACCGGGGTGCCGAGGACGCGAAGCGTGGCGCTGGAACCGGCGCCGACCGATGGCCCCGACGACGAAAGCGGCGACGCGCCCGACAGCGACGAAGCCGAGAAGCAGTGA
- a CDS encoding class I SAM-dependent methyltransferase has translation MGAERPQRWNHNIHYHRLVLDAVPVEACSALDVGTGNGLLAADLSQKVPEVVAIDVDDDVLAAAREEVDDVDWILGDVMAYRFQRTFDVVASVAALHHLPDLRSALRRFAELTSPGGVLVVVGLARSTRPRDFAIDVLGVVQHRWLSWRRGYWQHTAPIAWPPPHSYSEARQCAAEELPGVQWRRLPMFRYALTWRNLPIDRAGMRKV, from the coding sequence GTGGGAGCAGAGCGGCCGCAGCGCTGGAACCACAACATTCACTACCACCGGCTCGTACTCGATGCCGTGCCTGTGGAAGCTTGCTCCGCGCTCGACGTGGGGACGGGGAACGGATTGCTCGCCGCCGATCTAAGTCAGAAAGTCCCGGAGGTCGTGGCGATCGACGTGGATGACGACGTGCTGGCAGCCGCGCGCGAGGAAGTAGACGATGTCGACTGGATTCTCGGCGATGTCATGGCCTACCGATTCCAGCGCACGTTCGACGTGGTCGCATCCGTCGCAGCGTTGCACCACCTGCCTGATCTCAGGTCCGCTCTGCGACGTTTCGCGGAGTTGACATCACCCGGGGGTGTTCTGGTTGTGGTAGGCCTGGCGCGCTCGACACGTCCCCGCGACTTCGCTATCGACGTCCTCGGTGTCGTCCAGCACCGGTGGCTGTCGTGGCGCCGAGGCTATTGGCAGCACACAGCGCCGATCGCATGGCCGCCACCTCACTCGTATTCGGAAGCGCGCCAGTGTGCGGCAGAGGAGCTTCCCGGTGTGCAATGGCGACGGCTGCCAATGTTTCGCTATGCGTTGACCTGGAGAAACCTCCCGATCGACCGGGCCGGAATGAGAAAGGTGTAG
- a CDS encoding acyl-CoA dehydrogenase family protein, with amino-acid sequence MRETVLGEAGESERLRTLSPAVVEAMWDAGLMTAFNPAPAGGVEPSFAEMIETWIEMAWQDGSFGWVGIANLPSSFAAAAYLPDAGFAEVFTAHDNRVTMGGQFFPNGQGTAVPGGYRLTGSWSFGSGIGHSQYVAAGFLPMDGTEMRWVSEGVPDMQVAVLPREQVSFNDGWHVQGLKGTGSYDYSVDDVFVPAERTFALFTREPLRGSSPATRMGMMPVTAAGHASWALGVAKSMLDDVQELAETKFRMSDMASLASRPTFQKGLAHHVAAWRAARLLVLDAFETAESAVGAGQALTPALRADMRVAAVYATDVARQCAEWAHLVAGTSSIREGTRLERAFRDMYTGTQHAFISEKIAIDAAQIWLGVIDDQFGL; translated from the coding sequence ATGCGCGAGACCGTACTGGGCGAGGCCGGTGAGTCGGAGCGGCTGCGCACGCTCAGCCCGGCGGTCGTCGAGGCGATGTGGGATGCCGGGCTGATGACGGCGTTCAACCCCGCACCCGCGGGCGGGGTAGAGCCGTCGTTCGCCGAGATGATCGAGACCTGGATCGAAATGGCTTGGCAGGACGGCTCGTTCGGGTGGGTCGGTATCGCCAACCTGCCGTCGTCGTTCGCCGCGGCCGCCTACCTGCCCGACGCCGGATTCGCCGAGGTGTTCACCGCACACGACAATCGCGTGACCATGGGCGGGCAGTTCTTCCCCAATGGGCAGGGCACCGCCGTACCGGGCGGTTACCGGCTGACCGGGTCGTGGAGCTTCGGGTCGGGAATCGGGCATTCGCAATACGTCGCCGCGGGCTTCCTGCCGATGGACGGCACCGAGATGCGCTGGGTCAGCGAAGGGGTGCCGGACATGCAGGTCGCGGTGCTCCCGCGCGAGCAGGTGAGCTTCAACGACGGGTGGCACGTGCAGGGACTCAAGGGGACGGGCTCCTACGACTACAGCGTCGATGACGTGTTCGTGCCGGCTGAACGGACTTTCGCGTTGTTCACCCGTGAGCCGCTGCGCGGATCGTCGCCCGCGACGCGGATGGGAATGATGCCGGTCACCGCCGCCGGTCATGCGTCGTGGGCGCTCGGGGTGGCCAAGAGCATGCTCGACGACGTCCAAGAGCTTGCCGAGACAAAGTTCCGGATGAGCGACATGGCGTCGCTGGCCAGTCGGCCGACCTTCCAGAAGGGGCTGGCCCACCACGTCGCGGCGTGGCGGGCAGCGCGGCTGCTGGTGCTCGACGCGTTCGAGACGGCCGAAAGCGCTGTCGGAGCGGGGCAAGCTCTGACCCCGGCGCTGCGCGCAGACATGCGAGTGGCCGCCGTCTACGCCACCGACGTGGCCCGCCAGTGTGCGGAGTGGGCACATCTGGTCGCGGGCACCAGCTCGATTCGCGAGGGCACCCGCCTGGAACGAGCGTTCCGCGACATGTACACCGGCACCCAGCACGCGTTCATCAGCGAGAAAATAGCGATCGACGCGGCCCAGATCTGGCTCGGCGTCATCGACGACCAGTTCGGCCTCTAG